In Luteimonas sp. MC1750, the following proteins share a genomic window:
- the tuf gene encoding elongation factor Tu, protein MAKGKFERTKPHVNVGTIGHVDHGKTTLTAALTKIGAERFGGEFHAYDAIDKAPEEKARGITISTSHVEYESPNRHYAHVDCPGHADYVKNMITGAAQMDGAILVCSAADGPMPQTREHILLARQVGVPYIVVFLNKADMVDDAELLELVEMEVRELLSKYDFPGDDTPIIHGSALKALEGDQSDIGVPAIIKLVEALDTWIPEPERDIDKTFLMPVEDVFSISGRGTVVTGRIERGIIKVGEEIEIVGIRDTQKTTVTGVEMFRKLLDQGQAGDNAGLLLRGTKRDDVERGQVLCKPGSIKPHTDFEAEVYVLSKDEGGRHTPFFKGYRPQFYFRTTDITGACELPEGVEMVMPGDNVKMVVSLINPIAMDEGLRFAIREGGRTVGAGVVAKILK, encoded by the coding sequence ATGGCCAAGGGTAAGTTCGAGCGCACCAAGCCCCACGTGAACGTGGGCACGATCGGTCACGTGGACCACGGCAAGACGACGCTGACGGCGGCGCTGACGAAGATCGGTGCGGAGCGTTTCGGCGGCGAATTCCACGCCTATGACGCGATCGACAAGGCGCCGGAAGAGAAGGCGCGTGGCATCACGATCTCGACCTCGCACGTGGAGTACGAGAGCCCGAACCGCCACTACGCGCACGTCGACTGCCCCGGGCACGCCGACTACGTCAAGAACATGATCACCGGTGCGGCGCAGATGGACGGCGCGATCCTGGTGTGCTCGGCCGCTGACGGCCCGATGCCGCAGACGCGCGAGCACATCCTGCTGGCGCGCCAGGTCGGCGTGCCGTACATCGTGGTGTTCCTGAACAAGGCCGACATGGTCGACGACGCGGAGCTCCTCGAGCTGGTCGAGATGGAAGTGCGCGAGCTGCTGTCGAAGTACGACTTCCCGGGCGACGACACCCCGATCATCCACGGTTCGGCGCTGAAGGCGCTGGAAGGCGACCAGTCGGACATCGGCGTGCCGGCGATCATCAAGCTGGTCGAGGCGCTGGACACCTGGATCCCGGAGCCGGAGCGTGACATCGACAAGACCTTCCTGATGCCGGTGGAAGACGTGTTCTCGATCTCGGGCCGCGGCACCGTGGTGACCGGCCGCATCGAGCGCGGCATCATCAAGGTGGGCGAGGAAATCGAGATCGTCGGTATCCGCGACACCCAGAAGACGACCGTCACCGGCGTCGAGATGTTCCGCAAGCTGCTCGACCAGGGCCAGGCGGGCGACAACGCCGGCCTGCTGCTGCGCGGCACCAAGCGCGACGACGTCGAGCGCGGCCAGGTGCTGTGCAAGCCGGGTTCGATCAAGCCGCACACGGACTTCGAGGCCGAGGTTTACGTGCTGTCGAAGGACGAGGGCGGCCGCCACACGCCGTTCTTCAAGGGCTACCGTCCGCAGTTCTACTTCCGCACCACCGACATCACCGGCGCCTGCGAGCTGCCGGAGGGCGTCGAGATGGTGATGCCGGGCGACAACGTGAAGATGGTGGTCTCGCTGATCAACCCGATCGCGATGGACGAGGGCCTGCGCTTCGCGATCCGCGAGGGTGGCCGTACGGTCGGCGCGGGCGTGGTCGCCAAGATCCTCAAGTAA
- the rplL gene encoding 50S ribosomal protein L7/L12, with protein MSLSNEQIIEAISSKTLVEVMELVHAMEEKFGVSAAAPVAMAAGPAAAAAPVEEQTEFNVTLKSAGEKKVEVIKVVRAITGLGLKEAKDLTEAGGVVKEGASKEDAEKIKKDLEAAGATVEVK; from the coding sequence ATGTCCCTTTCCAACGAGCAGATCATCGAAGCGATCAGCAGCAAGACCCTCGTCGAGGTGATGGAGCTGGTCCACGCGATGGAAGAGAAGTTCGGCGTGTCCGCCGCCGCCCCGGTCGCCATGGCCGCTGGCCCGGCCGCCGCCGCCGCTCCCGTCGAGGAGCAGACCGAGTTCAACGTCACGCTGAAGTCGGCTGGCGAGAAGAAGGTCGAGGTCATCAAGGTGGTCCGCGCGATCACCGGCCTGGGCCTGAAGGAAGCCAAGGACCTGACCGAAGCCGGTGGCGTGGTCAAGGAAGGCGCTTCGAAGGAAGACGCCGAGAAGATCAAGAAGGACCTGGAAGCGGCCGGCGCCACGGTCGAAGTCAAGTAA
- the rplA gene encoding 50S ribosomal protein L1 encodes MAQTKRQKTIKAAVVPGKAYGIDDALKIVQDNSKAKFVEAVDVAVRLGVDARKSDQQVRGSTVLPQGTGKSVRVAVFAPAGAKTEEALAAGADAVGMDDLAEKMQAGDLNYDVVIATPDAMRVVGKLGTLLGPRGLMPNPKVGTVSPNPGEAVKNAKGGQVRYRTDKAGIIHCTIGKADFGAERLKENLQALLVDLVKAKPATAKGQYLQKISVSSTMGPGVTVDQSTLSLK; translated from the coding sequence ATGGCACAGACCAAGCGACAGAAGACCATCAAGGCCGCCGTGGTTCCGGGCAAGGCCTATGGCATCGATGACGCACTGAAGATCGTGCAGGACAACAGCAAGGCCAAGTTCGTCGAAGCCGTCGACGTGGCCGTGCGCCTGGGCGTCGACGCGCGCAAGTCGGACCAGCAGGTCCGTGGCTCGACCGTGCTGCCGCAGGGCACCGGCAAGTCGGTGCGCGTGGCGGTGTTCGCCCCGGCCGGCGCCAAGACCGAGGAGGCCCTGGCCGCCGGTGCCGACGCCGTCGGCATGGACGACCTGGCCGAGAAGATGCAGGCCGGCGACCTCAACTATGACGTCGTGATCGCCACCCCCGACGCCATGCGCGTGGTCGGCAAGCTCGGCACGCTGCTGGGCCCGCGCGGCCTGATGCCCAACCCGAAGGTCGGCACGGTTTCGCCGAACCCGGGCGAGGCGGTCAAGAACGCCAAGGGCGGCCAGGTCCGCTACCGCACCGACAAGGCCGGCATCATCCACTGCACGATCGGCAAGGCCGACTTCGGCGCCGAGCGCCTGAAGGAGAACCTGCAGGCGCTGCTGGTCGACCTGGTGAAGGCCAAGCCGGCCACCGCCAAGGGCCAGTACCTGCAGAAGATCTCGGTCAGCTCGACGATGGGCCCCGGCGTCACCGTCGACCAGTCGACGCTGTCGCTCAAGTAA
- the rpoB gene encoding DNA-directed RNA polymerase subunit beta, which translates to MTTSYSFTEKKRIRKDFGKRRSILEVPFLLAIQVDSYREFLQADRDPARREDRGLHAALKSVFPITSYNGYAALEYVGYKLGDPVFDERECRNRGLSYGAPLRVTVRLVIYDRESSSKAIKYVKEQEVYMGEIPLMTGNGTFIVNGTERVIVSQLHRSPGVFFDHDRGKTHSSGKLLYSARIIPYRGSWLDFEFDPKDALFTRIDRRRKLPVSVLLRALGYNNEEMLNEFFEINHFHIDPEEGVQLELVPERLRGETLDFDLADGDRVIVEAGRRITARHVKQLTDSGIEALAVPDAYLVGRVLSHDVVDAATGELIASANDEITDEMLEALRKAGIEAVGTIWTNDLDRGAYLSNTLRIDGTRTQLEALVEIYRMMRPGEPPTKDAAQNLFHNLFFTFERYDLSGVGRMKFNRRIGRKETTGSPVLYDAKYFAERKDDDSARLRQANGDSSDILDVLKVLTEIRNGRGVVDDIDHLGNRRVRSVGEMAENVFRVGLVRVERAVRERLTMAEADGLTPQELINAKPVAAAVKEFFGSSQLSQFMDQNNPLSEVTHKRRVSALGPGGLTRERAGFEVRDVHPTHYGRVCTIETPEGPNIGLINSLAVFARTNGYGFLETPYRKVVDGKVTDDVEYLSAIEENEYVIAQVSAPQDDNGNLDAPFIACRFQGENLLKPPSEIHYMDVSPMQTVSVAAALVPFLEHDDANRALMGANMQRQAVPTLKSEKPLVGTGIERAVARDSGVTVNARRGGVIEQIDAARIVVKVNEDEISGETDAGVDIYNLIKYTRSNQNTCINQTPLVNVGDVVARGDVLADGPSTDIGELALGQNMLVAFMPWNGYNFEDSILLSERVVKEDRYTTIHIEELTAVARDTKLGPEEISADIPNVSEQALNRLDESGVVYIGAEVRAGDILVGKVTPKGESQLTPEEKLLRAIFGEKASDVKDSSLRVPPGMDGTVIDVQVFTRDGIEKDKRAKQIEESEIKAVKKDFDDQFRILEGAIYARLREQLLGKTANGGPGVKKGDTVSSLVLDGLKKSDWLQLRMKDDDAADAIERAAKQLQVHEEEFERRFQDKRGKITQGDDLAPGVLKMVKVYLAVKRRIQPGDKMAGRHGNKGVVSTIVPVQDMPHMANGETVDIVLNPLGVPSRMNIGQILEVHLGWAAKGLGRKIDEMLQAQAKVAELRKFLDQIYNHDNKLHGQRVDLKQFSDEELLTLAKNLTGGVPMATPVFDGAAEVEIKQMLELADLPTSGQAQLYDGRTGDAFERKVTVGYMHMLKLNHLVDDKMHARSTGPYSLVTQQPLGGKAQFGGQRFGEMEVWALEAYGAAYTLQEMLTVKSDDVQGRNQMYKNIVDGEHEMVAGMPESFNVLVKEIRSLAINMELEEN; encoded by the coding sequence ATGACGACGTCATATTCGTTCACCGAAAAGAAGCGCATCCGCAAGGACTTCGGCAAGCGCCGTTCGATCCTCGAGGTCCCGTTCCTGCTGGCCATCCAGGTCGACTCGTACCGCGAGTTCCTGCAGGCCGACCGCGATCCCGCGCGCCGCGAGGACCGCGGCCTGCACGCCGCCCTCAAGTCCGTGTTCCCCATCACCAGCTACAACGGCTACGCAGCGCTGGAGTACGTCGGCTACAAGCTCGGCGACCCGGTGTTCGACGAGCGTGAGTGCCGCAACCGCGGCCTCAGCTACGGCGCCCCGCTGCGCGTGACCGTGCGCCTGGTGATCTACGACCGCGAGTCCTCGTCGAAGGCCATCAAGTACGTGAAGGAGCAGGAGGTCTACATGGGCGAGATCCCGCTCATGACCGGCAACGGCACCTTCATCGTCAACGGCACCGAGCGCGTCATCGTCTCCCAGCTGCACCGCTCGCCGGGCGTGTTCTTCGACCACGACCGTGGCAAGACCCACAGCTCGGGCAAGCTGCTGTACAGCGCCCGCATCATCCCGTACCGCGGCTCGTGGCTCGACTTCGAGTTCGACCCGAAGGACGCGCTGTTCACCCGCATCGACCGCCGCCGCAAGCTGCCGGTTTCGGTGCTGCTGCGCGCGCTCGGCTACAACAACGAAGAAATGCTCAACGAGTTCTTCGAGATCAACCACTTCCACATCGATCCCGAAGAGGGCGTGCAGCTCGAGCTGGTGCCCGAGCGCCTGCGCGGCGAGACCCTGGACTTCGACCTGGCCGATGGCGACCGCGTGATCGTCGAGGCCGGCCGCCGGATCACCGCGCGCCACGTCAAGCAGCTGACCGACTCGGGCATCGAAGCCCTGGCCGTGCCGGATGCCTACCTCGTGGGCCGCGTGCTGTCGCATGACGTCGTCGATGCCGCCACCGGCGAGCTGATCGCCTCGGCCAACGACGAGATCACCGACGAGATGCTGGAAGCCCTGCGCAAGGCGGGCATCGAGGCCGTGGGCACGATCTGGACCAACGACCTGGACCGCGGCGCGTACCTGTCCAACACCCTGCGCATCGACGGAACCCGGACCCAGCTCGAGGCCCTGGTCGAGATCTACCGCATGATGCGTCCCGGCGAGCCGCCGACCAAGGATGCCGCGCAGAACCTGTTCCACAACCTGTTCTTCACCTTCGAGCGCTACGACCTGTCGGGCGTGGGCCGGATGAAGTTCAACCGCCGCATCGGCCGCAAGGAAACCACCGGTTCGCCGGTGCTGTACGACGCCAAGTACTTCGCCGAGCGCAAGGACGACGACTCCGCGCGCCTGCGCCAGGCCAACGGCGACAGCTCCGACATCCTCGACGTGCTGAAGGTGCTGACCGAGATCCGCAACGGCCGCGGCGTGGTCGACGACATCGACCACCTCGGCAACCGCCGCGTGCGTTCGGTCGGCGAGATGGCCGAGAACGTGTTCCGCGTGGGCCTGGTGCGCGTCGAGCGCGCGGTGCGCGAGCGCCTGACCATGGCCGAGGCCGATGGCCTGACGCCGCAGGAGCTGATCAACGCCAAGCCGGTCGCGGCGGCGGTGAAGGAGTTCTTCGGTTCGTCGCAGCTGTCGCAGTTCATGGACCAGAACAACCCGCTGTCCGAGGTCACCCACAAGCGCCGCGTGTCGGCGCTTGGCCCGGGCGGCCTGACCCGCGAGCGCGCCGGCTTCGAGGTGCGCGACGTGCACCCGACCCATTACGGCCGCGTCTGCACCATCGAGACCCCGGAAGGCCCGAACATCGGCCTGATCAACTCGCTGGCCGTGTTCGCGCGCACCAACGGCTACGGCTTCCTCGAGACGCCGTACCGCAAGGTCGTGGACGGCAAGGTCACCGACGACGTCGAGTACCTGTCGGCGATCGAGGAGAACGAGTACGTCATCGCGCAGGTGAGCGCGCCGCAGGATGACAACGGCAACCTCGACGCGCCGTTCATCGCCTGCCGCTTCCAGGGCGAGAACCTGCTGAAGCCGCCGAGCGAGATCCACTACATGGACGTCTCGCCGATGCAGACCGTGTCGGTCGCGGCGGCGCTGGTTCCGTTCCTCGAGCACGACGACGCCAACCGCGCGCTCATGGGCGCGAACATGCAGCGCCAGGCCGTGCCGACGCTGAAGAGCGAGAAGCCGCTGGTCGGCACCGGCATCGAGCGCGCCGTGGCGCGCGACTCGGGCGTGACGGTGAACGCGCGCCGTGGCGGCGTGATCGAGCAGATCGACGCCGCGCGCATCGTGGTCAAGGTCAACGAGGACGAGATCTCCGGCGAAACCGATGCCGGCGTCGACATCTACAACCTGATCAAGTACACGCGCTCCAACCAGAACACCTGCATCAACCAGACCCCGCTGGTCAACGTGGGCGACGTGGTCGCGCGCGGCGACGTGCTGGCCGACGGTCCTTCGACCGACATCGGCGAGCTGGCCCTGGGCCAGAACATGCTGGTCGCGTTCATGCCGTGGAACGGCTACAACTTCGAGGACTCGATCCTCCTGTCCGAGCGCGTGGTCAAGGAAGACCGCTACACCACGATCCACATCGAGGAGCTCACCGCCGTCGCCCGTGACACCAAGCTGGGCCCGGAGGAGATCTCGGCCGACATCCCGAACGTCTCCGAGCAGGCGCTCAACCGCCTCGACGAGTCGGGCGTGGTGTACATCGGCGCCGAAGTGCGCGCCGGCGACATCCTGGTCGGCAAGGTCACGCCCAAGGGCGAAAGCCAGCTGACCCCGGAAGAGAAGCTGCTGCGCGCGATCTTCGGCGAGAAGGCGTCGGACGTGAAGGACAGCTCGCTGCGCGTGCCGCCCGGCATGGACGGCACCGTCATCGACGTGCAGGTCTTCACCCGCGACGGCATCGAGAAGGACAAGCGCGCCAAGCAGATCGAGGAAAGCGAGATCAAGGCCGTCAAGAAGGACTTCGACGACCAGTTCCGCATCCTCGAGGGCGCGATCTACGCCCGCCTGCGCGAACAGCTGCTGGGCAAGACCGCCAACGGCGGCCCGGGCGTCAAGAAGGGCGACACCGTGTCGTCGCTGGTGCTGGACGGCCTGAAGAAGTCCGACTGGCTGCAGCTGCGCATGAAGGACGACGACGCCGCCGACGCGATCGAGCGCGCCGCCAAGCAGCTGCAGGTGCACGAGGAGGAATTCGAGCGCCGCTTCCAGGACAAGCGCGGCAAGATCACCCAGGGCGATGACCTCGCACCGGGCGTGCTGAAGATGGTCAAGGTCTACCTGGCGGTGAAGCGCCGCATCCAGCCGGGCGACAAGATGGCCGGCCGCCACGGCAACAAGGGCGTCGTGTCGACCATCGTTCCGGTGCAGGACATGCCGCACATGGCCAACGGCGAGACCGTCGACATCGTGCTCAACCCGCTGGGCGTGCCGAGCCGAATGAACATCGGCCAGATCCTCGAGGTCCACCTGGGCTGGGCTGCAAAGGGCCTGGGCAGGAAGATCGACGAGATGCTGCAGGCGCAGGCCAAGGTGGCCGAGCTGCGCAAGTTCCTCGACCAGATCTACAACCACGACAACAAGCTGCACGGGCAGCGCGTGGACCTGAAGCAGTTCTCCGACGAGGAGCTGCTGACGCTGGCGAAGAACCTGACCGGCGGCGTGCCGATGGCGACCCCGGTGTTCGACGGCGCGGCGGAGGTCGAGATCAAGCAGATGCTGGAACTCGCCGACCTGCCGACCAGTGGCCAGGCGCAGCTGTACGACGGCCGCACCGGCGATGCCTTCGAGCGCAAGGTGACCGTGGGCTACATGCACATGCTCAAGCTCAACCACCTGGTCGACGACAAGATGCACGCGCGTTCCACCGGTCCGTACTCGCTCGTCACCCAGCAGCCGCTGGGCGGCAAGGCGCAGTTCGGCGGCCAGCGCTTCGGCGAGATGGAGGTCTGGGCACTGGAAGCCTACGGCGCCGCCTACACCCTGCAGGAAATGCTGACGGTGAAGTCCGACGACGTGCAGGGCCGCAACCAGATGTACAAGAACATCGTCGACGGCGAACACGAGATGGTCGCGGGCATGCCCGAGTCCTTCAACGTGCTGGTCAAGGAAATCCGTTCGCTCGCGATCAACATGGAGCTGGAAGAGAACTGA
- a CDS encoding 50S ribosomal protein L25/general stress protein Ctc, protein MSNQKITATSRKDEGKGASRRLRLTGKVPAIIYGGDSAPQSIQLDQEKTWVASQHEWFYASIIDLEVDGKVEPVLLRDMQRHPYRQLIMHLDFQRVNAKEAIRVSVPLHLVNAETSPAGKTAGVVLTQELNEVEVVCLPGDLPESIEVDLAKMEIGGTVHLSEVVLPKGVELATKLDGDHNPAVAVARHARVEAEPEGEGEGDGEVPTSKQDAGEDK, encoded by the coding sequence ATGAGCAACCAGAAGATCACGGCCACCAGCCGCAAGGACGAGGGGAAGGGTGCGAGCCGCCGCCTGCGTCTCACCGGCAAGGTCCCGGCCATCATCTACGGCGGCGACAGCGCCCCGCAGAGCATCCAGCTCGACCAGGAAAAGACCTGGGTCGCCAGCCAGCACGAGTGGTTCTACGCCTCGATCATCGACCTCGAGGTCGACGGCAAGGTGGAGCCGGTGCTGCTGCGTGACATGCAGCGCCATCCCTACCGCCAGCTGATCATGCACCTGGACTTCCAGCGCGTGAACGCCAAGGAAGCGATCCGCGTCAGCGTGCCGCTGCACCTGGTGAACGCCGAGACCTCGCCGGCCGGCAAGACCGCGGGCGTGGTGCTGACCCAGGAGCTGAACGAGGTCGAGGTGGTCTGCCTGCCGGGCGACCTGCCCGAGTCGATCGAAGTCGACCTGGCGAAGATGGAGATCGGTGGCACCGTCCACCTGTCCGAGGTCGTGCTGCCCAAGGGCGTCGAACTGGCGACCAAGCTCGACGGCGACCACAACCCCGCCGTCGCCGTGGCCCGCCACGCGCGCGTCGAGGCCGAGCCGGAAGGCGAGGGCGAGGGCGACGGCGAGGTGCCCACCAGCAAGCAGGACGCTGGCGAGGACAAGTAA
- the secE gene encoding preprotein translocase subunit SecE, with product MNSRVEHSRNHASAGDIARYVVAGLLLVGGLVAFYWFEGQWPMPLRVLAVVGGVAAALVVFLTSTKGFQTREFLSEARFELRKVVWPTRQEAMRMSWVVMIVVVIISLMLAGFDLVIQWLIRLLLGN from the coding sequence TTGAACAGCAGGGTTGAACATTCGAGGAACCACGCCTCGGCAGGCGACATCGCCAGGTACGTGGTTGCGGGCCTCCTGCTTGTCGGCGGGCTCGTCGCCTTCTACTGGTTCGAAGGCCAGTGGCCGATGCCGCTGCGCGTCCTTGCCGTGGTCGGCGGCGTCGCCGCCGCGCTGGTCGTGTTCCTGACCAGCACCAAGGGCTTCCAGACCCGGGAGTTCCTGTCCGAAGCCCGCTTCGAACTGCGCAAGGTCGTCTGGCCGACGCGCCAGGAAGCCATGCGCATGAGCTGGGTGGTGATGATCGTGGTGGTGATCATCAGCCTGATGCTGGCCGGGTTCGACCTGGTCATCCAGTGGCTCATCCGCCTGCTGCTCGGCAACTGA
- the pth gene encoding aminoacyl-tRNA hydrolase: protein MDGIRLIVGLGNPGPEHARTRHNAGFRLVDTLAERGGERFRVDGKLFGETAKLRIAGHEAWLLKPATFMNLSGKSVLAALNFWKIQPEQALLVHDELDLPPGTVRLKFDGGHGGQNGLRDTMRLLGHGRFHRLRVGIGHPGHKDRVTGWVLGRASPDDDILIGRAIDDALDVLPLAMAGDFNEAMKRLHTNRT from the coding sequence ATGGACGGCATCCGCCTCATCGTCGGGCTGGGCAACCCCGGCCCGGAACATGCACGGACCCGGCACAACGCCGGGTTCCGTCTTGTCGACACCCTGGCCGAGCGCGGGGGCGAGCGCTTCAGGGTCGACGGCAAGCTGTTCGGCGAGACCGCGAAGCTGCGGATCGCCGGCCACGAGGCCTGGCTGCTGAAGCCGGCCACGTTCATGAACCTCAGCGGCAAGTCGGTACTGGCCGCGCTGAATTTCTGGAAGATCCAGCCGGAGCAGGCGCTGCTGGTCCACGACGAGCTGGACCTCCCGCCAGGCACCGTCCGGCTCAAGTTCGACGGTGGCCACGGCGGCCAGAACGGGCTGCGCGACACCATGCGCCTGCTCGGCCACGGCCGCTTCCACCGCCTGCGCGTCGGCATCGGCCATCCCGGGCACAAGGACCGGGTGACCGGCTGGGTGCTGGGGCGGGCGTCGCCGGACGACGACATCCTCATCGGGCGCGCGATCGACGACGCGCTCGACGTGCTGCCGCTGGCCATGGCCGGCGATTTCAACGAAGCCATGAAGCGGCTGCATACCAACAGGACCTGA
- the rplK gene encoding 50S ribosomal protein L11 — translation MAKKVVGYIKLQVKAGQANPSPPVGPALGQRGLNIMEFCKAFNAATQKLEPGLPTPVIITAYSDRTFTFITKSTPAAVLLRKAAGVASGSKRPNTEKVGKVTRAQLEEIAKMKEADLTAADLEAAVRTIEGSARSMGLSVEG, via the coding sequence ATGGCCAAGAAAGTAGTGGGTTACATCAAGTTGCAGGTCAAGGCGGGTCAGGCGAATCCTTCGCCGCCGGTCGGTCCTGCCCTGGGCCAGCGCGGCCTGAACATCATGGAGTTCTGCAAGGCGTTCAACGCCGCCACGCAGAAGCTCGAGCCGGGTCTTCCGACCCCGGTCATCATCACCGCGTACTCGGACCGCACCTTCACCTTCATCACCAAGTCGACCCCGGCTGCGGTGCTGCTGCGCAAGGCTGCCGGCGTCGCCTCGGGCTCCAAGCGCCCGAACACCGAGAAGGTGGGCAAGGTCACCCGCGCCCAGCTCGAAGAGATCGCGAAGATGAAGGAAGCCGACCTGACGGCGGCCGACCTGGAAGCAGCAGTTCGCACCATCGAGGGCTCCGCCCGTTCGATGGGCCTGTCGGTGGAGGGCTGA
- the rplJ gene encoding 50S ribosomal protein L10, translating to MALNLNQKKEVVAELAEVAATAHSLVAAEYVGLTVEQLTSMRKKARAEGVYLKVAKNTLVSRAVENTDYAIVQDELTGPLLYAFSKEDPGAAGRLIKEFAKANDKLKPRLVAIGGQKYPGTHVDVLASLPTRDEALSMLLSVMVQPATMLVRVLAEPATQVARATSAVGQQKAA from the coding sequence ATGGCTCTCAATCTGAACCAGAAGAAGGAAGTCGTTGCCGAACTGGCCGAGGTCGCCGCGACGGCGCACTCGCTGGTTGCCGCGGAGTACGTGGGCCTGACCGTCGAGCAGTTGACCAGCATGCGCAAGAAGGCGCGCGCCGAAGGCGTGTACCTGAAAGTCGCGAAGAACACGCTGGTCTCGCGTGCAGTGGAGAACACCGATTACGCCATCGTCCAGGACGAGCTGACCGGTCCCCTGCTGTACGCCTTCTCGAAGGAAGACCCCGGCGCCGCCGGACGCCTGATCAAGGAGTTCGCCAAGGCGAACGACAAGCTGAAGCCGCGCCTCGTGGCGATCGGCGGGCAGAAGTACCCGGGCACCCATGTGGATGTCCTGGCTTCGCTCCCGACGCGTGACGAAGCGCTGTCGATGCTGCTCAGCGTCATGGTCCAGCCCGCCACCATGCTGGTGCGCGTGCTGGCCGAGCCGGCCACGCAGGTCGCCCGCGCTACGAGCGCGGTCGGCCAGCAGAAGGCTGCTTGA
- the ychF gene encoding redox-regulated ATPase YchF: protein MGITCGIVGLPNVGKSTLFNALTKAGIAAANFPFCTIEPNVGVVPVPDPRLNALAEIINPQKVIPTAVEFVDIAGLVAGAASGEGLGNKFLAHIREVDAITHVVRCFENPDVIHVNNRVDPLADIDTIDTELALADLESVDKALQRAERSAKTGDKDAKARVEVLARVRAGLDAGTPARALGLSEDDRAAVRDLFLLTLKPVMYVANVLEDGFEGNPHLDAVRARAVGEGAEVVPVSAAIEEELSQLDDADRDEFLRDLGLDEPGLNRVIRAAYNLLGLQTYFTAGVKEVRAWTVRAGSTAPQAAAVIHTDFEKGFIRAETIGYDDFIRYRGEAGAREAGRLRLEGKEYRVQEGDVLHFRFNV, encoded by the coding sequence ATGGGCATTACCTGCGGCATCGTCGGCCTGCCGAACGTCGGCAAGTCGACCCTCTTCAACGCCTTGACCAAGGCGGGCATCGCCGCCGCCAACTTCCCGTTCTGCACCATCGAGCCCAACGTGGGCGTGGTGCCGGTGCCGGACCCGCGCCTGAACGCCCTGGCGGAGATCATCAATCCGCAGAAGGTGATCCCGACCGCGGTCGAGTTCGTCGACATCGCAGGCCTCGTGGCCGGTGCCGCCAGCGGCGAGGGCCTGGGCAACAAGTTCCTGGCCCATATCCGCGAGGTCGACGCGATCACCCACGTGGTGCGCTGCTTCGAGAATCCCGACGTCATCCACGTCAACAACCGCGTCGACCCCCTCGCCGACATCGACACCATCGACACCGAGCTGGCGCTGGCCGACCTGGAATCGGTGGACAAGGCCCTGCAGCGCGCCGAGCGCTCGGCCAAGACCGGCGACAAGGACGCCAAGGCGCGGGTCGAGGTGCTGGCGCGGGTGCGCGCCGGGCTCGACGCCGGCACGCCGGCGCGCGCGCTGGGGCTTTCCGAGGACGACCGGGCCGCGGTGCGCGACCTGTTCCTGCTGACGCTGAAGCCGGTGATGTACGTGGCCAACGTGCTCGAGGACGGCTTCGAGGGCAATCCGCACCTGGATGCGGTGCGCGCGCGCGCGGTGGGCGAGGGTGCCGAGGTGGTGCCGGTCTCGGCCGCGATCGAGGAGGAGCTGAGCCAGCTCGACGACGCGGACCGCGACGAGTTCCTGCGCGACCTCGGCCTGGACGAACCCGGCCTGAACCGCGTCATCCGCGCCGCCTACAACCTGCTCGGGCTGCAGACCTACTTCACCGCCGGGGTGAAGGAAGTCCGCGCCTGGACGGTCAGGGCCGGATCGACCGCGCCGCAGGCGGCGGCGGTGATCCATACCGACTTCGAGAAGGGCTTCATCCGCGCCGAGACCATCGGCTACGACGACTTCATCCGCTACCGCGGCGAAGCCGGCGCACGCGAGGCCGGACGGCTGCGCCTGGAGGGCAAGGAGTACCGCGTGCAGGAAGGCGACGTCCTGCATTTCCGCTTCAACGTCTGA
- the nusG gene encoding transcription termination/antitermination protein NusG: MSGLESEIVKRWYVVHAYSGFEKSVAQALRDRIVRMGMEEKFGDVMVPTEEIIEMRSGQKRRSERKFFPGYVLVQIATQDEGGIPRIDSESWHLVKETPKVMGFIGGTAAQPLPIRDEEADAILARVQEGVEKPRPKVLFEAGQMVRVVDGPFNDFNGVVEEVNYEKSRLRVAVLIFGRSTPVELEFGQVEKA; encoded by the coding sequence ATGTCCGGTTTGGAAAGCGAGATCGTCAAGCGCTGGTACGTGGTCCATGCCTATTCCGGCTTCGAGAAGTCGGTGGCCCAGGCGCTGCGCGACCGCATCGTGCGCATGGGCATGGAAGAGAAGTTCGGCGACGTGATGGTGCCGACCGAAGAGATCATCGAGATGCGCTCCGGCCAGAAGCGCCGTTCCGAGCGCAAGTTCTTCCCGGGCTATGTCCTGGTCCAGATCGCCACCCAGGACGAGGGCGGGATTCCGCGCATCGACAGCGAGAGCTGGCACCTGGTGAAGGAAACCCCCAAGGTGATGGGCTTCATCGGCGGCACCGCCGCCCAGCCGCTGCCGATCCGCGACGAGGAGGCCGATGCCATCCTCGCCCGCGTGCAGGAAGGCGTCGAGAAGCCGCGCCCGAAGGTGCTGTTCGAGGCCGGCCAGATGGTGCGCGTCGTCGACGGTCCCTTCAACGACTTCAATGGCGTGGTCGAGGAAGTCAACTACGAAAAGAGCCGCCTGCGCGTGGCCGTGCTCATCTTCGGCCGCTCGACCCCGGTCGAACTGGAATTCGGGCAGGTCGAGAAGGCCTGA